The Sulfurospirillum halorespirans DSM 13726 genome has a window encoding:
- a CDS encoding IS256 family transposase, producing the protein MEFQIDTEAILQQIREGKALGGKDGALAPLIKQLTEAALQAEIESHLTQDLAKNRKNGTSSKTMKSEVGSFELDVPRDRAGTFEPQIVKKNQTYMSDQIEQKILSLYALGNSYSQIADHIEEIYGVGFSKATISAVTDKILPMLQEWRVRPLEELYPFIFLDAIHYKVKDEGRYISKAFYTVLGVKTDGKKEVLGLYLGESEGAKFWLQVLTDLQNRGVKDILIASVDGLKGFPEAITSVFPDTEVQLCIVHQIRNSLRFIGSSNQKQFASELKSVYQAFSKEEAENELDKLEEKWGKKYPIVFQSWRNKWDNLSLYFQYPEDIRRVIYTTNIIESVHRQFRTLTKTKGAFPNDDSLLKLLFMGIKNAEKKWTMPIRNWSLTLSQLSIYFEGRLNHALNL; encoded by the coding sequence ATGGAATTTCAGATAGACACAGAGGCAATATTACAACAGATTCGTGAGGGCAAAGCCCTTGGTGGAAAAGATGGAGCACTTGCTCCACTAATCAAGCAACTGACAGAAGCAGCGCTCCAAGCAGAGATAGAATCACATCTCACACAAGATTTAGCAAAAAACCGTAAAAATGGTACTAGCTCTAAAACAATGAAGAGTGAAGTAGGCAGTTTTGAACTGGATGTCCCCCGAGATCGAGCAGGTACATTTGAGCCCCAAATCGTAAAGAAGAATCAGACCTATATGTCGGATCAAATTGAGCAAAAGATACTCTCACTGTATGCTCTTGGAAACAGTTATAGTCAAATAGCAGACCATATTGAAGAGATATACGGTGTCGGCTTCTCTAAAGCCACCATAAGCGCTGTAACGGATAAAATCCTACCTATGTTACAAGAGTGGCGCGTTCGTCCCTTGGAAGAACTCTATCCCTTTATCTTCTTAGATGCCATTCACTATAAAGTCAAAGATGAAGGACGTTATATCTCTAAAGCATTTTACACCGTTCTTGGTGTTAAAACGGATGGTAAAAAAGAAGTGTTAGGGCTTTACTTAGGTGAAAGTGAAGGAGCAAAGTTTTGGTTGCAAGTACTCACCGATCTGCAAAATCGTGGCGTTAAAGATATACTGATTGCCTCAGTCGATGGACTCAAAGGATTCCCTGAAGCGATTACTTCCGTTTTTCCCGACACAGAGGTACAACTCTGCATTGTCCATCAAATACGTAATTCCCTCAGATTTATAGGTTCTTCCAATCAAAAACAATTTGCCAGTGAACTCAAATCTGTTTATCAAGCTTTCAGTAAAGAAGAGGCTGAAAATGAACTGGATAAACTAGAAGAAAAATGGGGTAAAAAGTATCCTATTGTGTTTCAATCTTGGCGTAACAAATGGGATAATCTCTCACTGTACTTTCAGTATCCTGAAGATATTAGACGGGTTATTTATACCACTAATATCATTGAATCGGTACATCGCCAGTTTAGAACATTGACAAAGACCAAAGGTGCTTTTCCTAATGATGATAGTTTACTCAAACTTCTTTTTATGGGTATTAAAAATGCAGAGAAAAAATGGACAATGCCTATACGAAACTGGAGTCTAACCCTCTCACAACTCTCGATTTATTTCGAGGGCAGACTCAATCACGCTTTAAATTTATGA
- a CDS encoding type II toxin-antitoxin system HipA family toxin, with protein MKDSLHVKVSTEKVGSILLENNEYIFDYTTDNQNAFVSLSMPVRSKSYANPKLHPIFEMHLPEGYLLSIIKKHFSKITKTDDFGLLQLMAHSIRGRLTYEAETTQEEATLSLDALLHPKSEMLFDELVTRFALGSPISGVQPKVLAKVRDKVTLPLQEYIVKSWGDEYPHLALNEFYCMKVVKCAGIEVPEFYLSDDNKLFIMKRFDIKDDGSYLGFEDMCVLQARQADEKYEGSYEYVAKSIKTFVSPKHKKKALRDFFKMMVINTLVQNGDAHLKNFGVLYENIHNIWLAPAYDVVCTTLYIQKDIPALHLLGSKKWWSKAFLLRFGKESCELSPNETLVLYDECVESLRITTHEVKERIEIENDLHVKAFLNSLVEVFKRGALENLCQSGSISNTKGLNDGISDRHRGNITTDS; from the coding sequence ATGAAAGATAGTTTACATGTAAAGGTTTCTACTGAAAAAGTGGGAAGCATACTTCTTGAAAATAACGAATACATCTTTGACTACACAACCGACAATCAAAATGCTTTTGTATCGCTTAGTATGCCTGTGAGATCCAAAAGTTATGCGAACCCCAAACTCCACCCAATCTTTGAGATGCACTTGCCTGAGGGGTATCTGCTTTCCATCATCAAAAAACATTTCTCAAAAATAACCAAAACCGATGACTTCGGACTGCTTCAGCTCATGGCACACAGCATTAGAGGCAGACTTACATACGAAGCTGAAACCACGCAAGAAGAAGCAACCCTCAGTTTGGATGCACTCTTGCATCCTAAAAGTGAAATGCTCTTTGATGAACTTGTAACCCGTTTTGCACTGGGCTCTCCTATCAGTGGTGTACAGCCCAAAGTCTTAGCCAAAGTGCGCGACAAAGTAACTTTACCACTACAAGAGTACATCGTCAAGTCATGGGGAGATGAGTACCCACACTTAGCACTTAACGAATTTTACTGCATGAAAGTCGTAAAATGTGCAGGCATAGAAGTCCCTGAGTTTTACCTCTCCGATGACAACAAGCTCTTCATCATGAAACGTTTTGACATCAAAGACGATGGAAGCTATCTAGGCTTTGAAGATATGTGTGTTCTTCAAGCACGTCAAGCCGATGAAAAATACGAAGGCTCTTACGAATATGTTGCCAAAAGCATCAAAACCTTTGTCTCGCCCAAACACAAGAAAAAGGCTTTACGAGACTTTTTCAAGATGATGGTCATTAACACACTCGTGCAAAATGGTGATGCGCACCTCAAAAACTTTGGCGTGCTCTATGAAAACATCCACAACATCTGGCTTGCACCTGCGTACGATGTCGTCTGCACCACACTATACATCCAAAAAGACATCCCAGCTTTGCATCTTTTGGGAAGTAAAAAATGGTGGAGCAAAGCATTTCTACTCCGTTTTGGCAAAGAGAGTTGTGAGCTAAGTCCTAATGAAACTCTAGTACTTTACGATGAATGTGTCGAATCTTTACGCATCACTACTCATGAAGTCAAAGAACGCATTGAGATAGAAAATGATTTACATGTAAAAGCATTTTTGAACAGTTTGGTTGAAGTGTTTAAAAGGGGAGCGTTAGAAAATCTGTGTCAATCTGGTAGTATTTCAAATACAAAAGGATTGAACGATGGAATTTCAGATAGACACAGAGGCAATATTACAACAGATTCGTGA
- a CDS encoding helix-turn-helix domain-containing protein, with translation MDLKEFGAHMAQLRKEKKVSQEQLSRDLSISRATISSLENGTSSDVGIKKILQILDYLGYELTCKEKSPFPTFEELRDER, from the coding sequence ATGGATTTAAAAGAGTTTGGAGCGCACATGGCACAACTTCGTAAAGAGAAAAAAGTGTCGCAAGAACAACTCTCTCGTGATCTTAGTATCTCACGAGCCACCATCAGCTCCCTTGAAAATGGCACAAGCTCCGATGTTGGCATCAAAAAAATACTCCAAATACTTGACTACTTAGGTTATGAGCTTACATGTAAAGAGAAATCGCCCTTCCCTACGTTTGAGGAGTTAAGAGATGAAAGATAG
- a CDS encoding DUF6172 family protein has protein sequence MKKIFHLQVENKNSDRLVESIKHEIRKYIKRERAKKTPEGFHFWDFDCKFGETSENAQAIHQADLGEEIDKAHSAKWSECYVEIIAKPAKKPVTATKGEETK, from the coding sequence TTGAAAAAGATATTTCACCTCCAAGTTGAGAATAAAAATAGTGACCGACTCGTAGAGTCCATCAAACATGAAATCCGAAAATACATCAAACGTGAACGCGCTAAAAAAACACCTGAAGGATTCCATTTCTGGGATTTTGACTGCAAATTCGGCGAAACCAGTGAAAACGCACAAGCCATTCACCAAGCCGATCTTGGCGAAGAAATAGACAAAGCACACAGCGCAAAATGGAGCGAATGCTACGTTGAGATCATCGCCAAACCTGCCAAAAAACCTGTCACTGCTACTAAGGGTGAAGAGACAAAATAA
- a CDS encoding thioredoxin family protein: MRTLLKAFLVVFLGMSALHASFLEEESAKALREKKLILVNIVRDDCPYCRRMQREIFNNATYKKQIDQKFVFVSIDQDDPALPQDLHTKYVPANAILSPSRHTIIEGYTGYMDPASFMNILEKAYKAEFK; this comes from the coding sequence ATGCGCACGCTCCTCAAAGCTTTTTTGGTAGTATTTCTTGGTATGTCAGCACTGCATGCGAGCTTTTTAGAAGAAGAGAGTGCCAAAGCACTTCGCGAAAAAAAGCTGATTCTTGTCAACATTGTACGGGATGACTGCCCTTATTGTCGCCGAATGCAACGCGAAATTTTCAACAATGCAACCTACAAAAAACAGATAGACCAAAAGTTCGTTTTCGTCTCCATCGACCAAGATGATCCCGCACTCCCTCAAGATTTGCACACAAAATACGTCCCTGCCAACGCCATCCTCTCGCCATCGCGCCACACCATCATCGAAGGCTACACAGGCTATATGGACCCAGCCTCATTTATGAATATTTTGGAGAAAGCCTATAAGGCAGAGTTCAAATAA